The following are from one region of the Neurospora crassa OR74A linkage group III, whole genome shotgun sequence genome:
- a CDS encoding fyv-10: MADHEASKINHDNHLLLDQPLLRLPYELLRKNFRSAHFTVEKESTTLNKLLKETAKGSLDGKTSPEDVVKNLDTMIAKMRGMKRKLSTYANEETRLYKQLDARVAHLRELSDMHSVEDVKYEAWSRKRLDRLLVDYMLRHGYNTSAQALANEREMHDLVDVETFLTMSKIRESLENGSVTEALAWCNDNKKELRKLQSNLEFLLRCQQYIELLRINTPSKSVEAITHAKKYIAPFQEQYPDEVREMAALLAHRPTDKNLPLKYAAWYSPDRWTKLATSFVEAHNKLLGLPTFPLLHTALSSGLSALKTPACHGTQKTTSSSQPGHSQTSMTSTVCPICSIELNELAKNVPYAHHSKSHLDNDLLLLPNGRVYGQAKLDEYAAKAGLAEGQVKDLVTGEVYSRTALKKVFA, translated from the exons ATGGCAGATCATGAAGCCTCAAAGATAAACCACGATAACCATCTACTACTG GACCAGCCATTGCTCCGTCTGCCATACGAACTCCTCCGCAAGAACTTCCGATCTGCTCACTTCACCGTCGAGAAAGAGTCAACAACCCTCAACAAGCTCCTGAAAGAAACAGCGAAAGGATCCCTCGACGGCAAGACATCGCCCGAAGATGTCGTCAAGAACCTCGATACCATGATTGCCAAGATGCGCGGCATGAAGCGCAAGCTGTCAACGTATGCCAACGAGGAAACCAGGCTTTATAAGCAGCTTGATGCTCGTGTGGCGCATCTGCGCGAGCTCTCGGATATGCACTCGGTTGAAGATGTTAAATACGAGGCTTGGTCCAGGAAACGTCTGGATCGACTGCTGGTCGACTACATGCTACGGCACGGATACAACACTTCGGCCCAAGCCCTGGCAAACGAGCGCGAGATGCACGACTTGGTGGACGTGGAAACATTTTTGACAATGAGCAAGATCCGCGAGTCTCTCGAGAACGGCAGCGTCACCGAGGCGTTGGCTTGGTgcaacgacaacaagaaAGAGCTTCGAAAGTTACAG TCCAACCTCGAATTTCTCCTTCGCTGCCAACAATACATCGAGCTCCTCCGCATCAACACCCCATCCAAATCCGTGGAGGCTATTACCCATGCAAAGAAATACATTGCCCCCTTCCAAGAACAATACCCCGACGAGGTCCGCGAAATGGCCGCCCTTCTCGCCCACCGGCCCACCGACAAGAACCTCCCCCTCAAATACGCCGCCTGGTACAGTCCGGATCGGTGGACCAAGCTCGCCACCTCTTTTGTAGAAGCGCATAACAAGCTGTTAGGCCTGCCCACTTTTCCCTTGCTGCACACAGCCCTGTCCTCAGGCTTATCGGCCCTCAAGACGCCCGCCTGCCACGGCACGCAAAAGACGACTTCTTCCTCACAGCCCGGGCATAGCCAGACGAGCATGACTAGCACAGTATGCCCGATCTGCTCGATCGAGCTGAACGAGTTGGCCAAGAACGTCCCCTATGCGCACCATAGCAAGAGCCATCTGGATAATGACTTGCTGCTCTTGCCGAACGGGCGCGTGTACGGACAGGCAAAGCTGGATGAGTATGCGGCCAAGGCGGGGCTGGCGGAGGGGCAGGTGAAGGACTTGGTTACCGGCGAGGTGTATTCGAGGACGGCGTTGAAGAAGGTTTTTGCTTGA